The Acidobacteriota bacterium DNA window ATCCCGACCCTTCGACAGAAACAGACGGAAGCTGAGCTCGTTTCGCACCAGTTGCTGCTGCGCGGCGGATACATCCGCAGGCTGGCGGCGGGCGTGTACCTGTACCTGCCCCTGATGCAGCGGGTGATAGAGAAGTTTTCGCGCATCGTGCGCGAGGAAATGAACAAGGCCGGGGCGCTGGAGATCACCATGTCGGTGCTGTGCCCGGCCGAAATATGGCAGAAATCCGGCCGCTACGCCGTGATGGGCAAGGAGCAGATGCGCCTGAAGGACCGCCATGAACATGACATGGTCCTGTGCGGCACGCACGAGGAGACCGTGACCAAGCTGGTCGCTGGAGAGGTCAAGAGCTACCGGCAACTGCCGCTTAACCTGTACCAGATCCAGGTGAAGTTTCGGGACGAGATTCGCCCGAGGTTCGGGCTTATGCGCGGCCGCGAATTCATCATGAAGGACGCCTACACGTTCGACGCCGACGAGGAGTCGTTCGGGAGATCGTACCAGGCGATGGTGGATGCGTACTTCGCCATATTCAGGCGGGCCGGGCTGGAAACGACCAAGGTTGAGTCCGACACCGGGGCCATGGGCGGCAAGGCGGCCCACGAGTTTATGGTCCTGGTGGACACCGAGGCCGGAGAGGAAGTAATCGTCACGGCCGAGGACGGTACTTACGCGGCCAACGTCGAAAAGGCCGAGTTTCGCGATCCGGCTGAAATAGAAATCGATCCCGAGATGAAAGAAAAGAAGACGGTCGATACGCCCGGCGCGGCAACAATCGAAGAGGTCACCGCGTTCCTGAAGGTCGACGCCACCCGCCTGGTCAAGACTCTTTTGTATATGGCCGACGGCAAGCCGGTGGCGGCTCTCGTTCGCGGAGACCGTGATTTGAACGAGACAAAACTGAAGAACGCCGTTGGGGCCGCCGACCTGGAAATGGCCGGCCCCGACCAGATACTGACCGCCACCGGGGCGCCGGTCGGTTTTGCCGGGCCGGTCGGGCTGAAGGATGTGCCGATCATCGTCGATCCCCTGGTGGCCCGGTTGCGGAACTTCGTTGTCGGGGCCAACCAGAACGAGAAGCACCTGGTAAACGTCAACCTGGACCGGGATTTCAAGGCAAGCAAGATCGTCGACATCACGCTGGCGCGGGCCGGGGACATTTCTCCGGTCAGCGATGCGAAGCTCACCGCCAGCAGGGGCATCGAGGTAGGCAACACCTTCATGCTCGGCACGAAGTACTCCGAGGCACTCGGTGCCCGGTTCCTTGATGCCGACGGCAAGGAGCGCCCGTGCATAATGGGTTCATACGGCGTTGGGATCACCCGGACGCCCCAGGCGGCGGTGGAGAAGTATAACGATTCGAAAGGCATTATCTGGCCCAAGAGCATCGCACCGTACCTGGTCGAGGTCATTCCCCTGAACATGGAGCGTAAGGAACACATTGAGACGGCGGACAGGATATACGACCGGCTTACGGCGGCCGGGATTGAGGTCCTTTATGATGACCGTTCGGAGCGCGCCGGGGTGAAGTTCAACGATGCGGACCTGGTGGGGATGCCGATGCGGATCACGATTGGAGATAAGTCATTGAAGGAAGGCAAAGTAGAGTTAAAGGCCCGCTGCGAGCAGGCGCTTGAACTGGTTTCTGAGGAAGAGGTCGTTGCGGCTGTTGAGAAGATGGCGGAACGGCTCAGATAGCTCAGAATTGAGTTGCGCGATAAGTGCTTGGTTGTTATATTCTTAGGTTCGGCGAGTGGGCCGGGGCCCACTCTTTTCTATAATTGTTGTGTGAATGAGTTGTTGCGTGAATGGACAGACTGAAAAAGCAAATCGCCGACCTGGTAGGAGAACTCCTGGCGGCACAAGCATGCGAACTGGCCGACGTGGTGGTCTCACGGTACAAAAACAAGGCTACCGTGCGCGTGTTTGTATACGCCCGGGGGGGAGTCTCGCTTGACCGCTGCGCTCATCTCTCGAGCACGATTGGCGATATTATTGACGGAACCGATTTGTTCCAGGACGGTTATACTTTGGAGGTGTCGTCTCCGGGGCTTGATCGGCCTCTGACCACGGCTCGGGATTTCAGCTACCGGGTCGGAGAGACCATTCGAGTTGGATTTACTGATCCCTCCCGAAAGAACATAACAGCGCAGATCGTCGAGGCCTCGACTGACAGTGTTCTGATGCGCAATGAAGACGGCGAGTTCCGGGTCGGCCTGGACGAGATTGAAATGGCAAGAATCGTTTACTGACGGAGTTATACTCTATGGCGTATGACATGATAGAGGCGATGACGCTGATCGCCCGCGAGAAGAATATTGATTTCGACGCCGTGGTCGAGACTCTGGAGGCAAGCCTCCTTGCAGCGGCCAAGAAGAAATACGACTATACTGACAATATCTCGTTCAGGTTTGATCGGAAGAACAACGAACTGCTCATGATCGCCACCAAGAAGGTGGTTGACGCCGTGAACGATCCGAACGTGGAGATCGGTCTGGTCGAGGCCAAGGAAATAGATTCCTCCGCCGAGCTTGGTGATGACATCGAAATCTACATCGACTACGAGCTGGAATTCGGACGCAACGCCATTGCTTCGGCCAAGCAGATTCTTATCCAGAAGATTCGAGATGCCGAGCACGAGCGGATTTTCGGTGAATTCATCGACAAGGTGGGCACTATTAGCAGCGGCGTGGTTCAGCAGATCGAGAAGGGCAACGTCATTGTCAACCTGGGCCGCGCCGAGGGCGTGCTTCCGGTCAAGGAACAGATTCCCAGGGAGAAATTCCGCCAGGGGGATCGGATCCGCGCGTATATTCTCGACGTTCAGTCGATGCCGCGTGGTCCCCAGATCACCCTGTCCCGCGTCTGCAATGACTTCCTGTGTGCCCTGTTTGCCATTGAGGTGCCGGAGATCTACGAGAAGGTGATCGAGATCAAGGAGATCGCACGCGAGCCCGGTGAGCGGGCCAAGATCGCCGTGTACTCCTCGGATGATCGGGTGGACCCGGTCGGGGCGTGCGTCGGAATCAAAGGCGTGCGGGTACAGTCGATTGTGCGCGAGCTCAGCAACGAGCGGATTGACATCGTGCCGTACTCCTCCAATTCGGAGGTGTTTGTCACCCGGGCCCTGGCGCCGGCCAAAGTCGTGCATATCGACGGTTTCGAAATCGAAAGGAAAATGACGGTTGTCGTGGAAGATGAGAAGTTGTCGCTGGCCATCGGCCGAAACGGACAGAATGCCCGGCTGGCCTCCAAGCTGACCGGGTGGAAGATCAATATCCTGTCGGAGACCGAGTACAACGAGTCAAAGCGGCGGGAAGCGGAGATGCTGGTGCCGATCGGACAGCTCGAGGGCGTCGGCGTGAAGCTTCGGGACCGCCTCATCGAGGCCGACATCAGTTCCGTTCAGCGATTGGCGCAGACCTCACCCGGGACCTTGATGAAGATCGACGGCCTGGGGCCAAAGACGGCCGAAACGCTGCTGGAGCGGGCCAAGGCGCTGGTGCAACAACTCGAGAAAGAGTACGAGCAGCGCAAAGCTGAGAATCAGGTCCAGGAAGAGGGCAAGGGAGTCGAAGAGGAGAAGCTTCAGGAAAGCGACGTGTTCGAGGACGACAAGGACTACGTTACCGAGGAAGATGACGTCCCGGAGGCGGCGGCTCCGGACTTTGAAGGCATCGAAGGAGATAGCAAGGCATCGGAGTAGCAATCGCTGCTGATCCGGATGTGGAAATGCCGGGCATGGATCGTAAGGGAGGTGATTACTGATGGCAAGTAAGTCACGACGAATCTACGAAATCGCAAAGGACTTCAGAGTGTCTTCACAGGCTCTGGTGAAGATCCTCAGGGAACTGGGCTTCAGCCCGAAGTCGCACATGTCGGTGGCTACCCCCGAAATGATCTATGCGGTAAACAAGAAGTTCGCTGAAGAAAAACGTTCTGCTCGAAGGGACATGGAGCAGAAAAAGGTGGCCAAGGAAAAGAAGGAGGCCAAGGACAAAGGGGCCGTCAAAGAACCTGCCGTCGCGGGAGTGAGCGGTATCAGGGTTACGGGCGGCGGCTCCATGGTTACGGGCGTTGTTCGCCGGCTGGAGAGGAAGAAGAAGAAAAAAGAGCGGCGGCGCAAGAAGGAACGGCGCAGGGTGGATACTGCCGCCGTCTCGCGCAGCTTCAGAGCCACCATGGCCGTTCTCGACGGGAGCCGCCAGAAGAAAAGGCACCGTCGGACGGCCGCCGACAGCCAGGTCAGGGACGGCGAGGGCGGCAACATCATCAGAGTCAACGAGTATATGTCGGTGGCGGAGTTGGCCAATTTGATGGACACCAAGGCCGTCGAGGTCATCGCCAAGCTGCTCGAACTGGGTATGATGGCTACCATCAACCAGCGCCTCGATATTGACAGCATAGAAATGGTAGCCTCCGAATTTGGATTTGACGTCGAGATCGTCAAGGAAATAGGCGAATCGGCCAGGCAGCCGGAACACGACGAGTTTCTGGTCACCCGTGCTCCCGTGGTCACCGTCATGGGCCACGTTGACCATGGCAAGACCTCCCTGTTGGACTATATTCGCAAGACCAACGTCGTGGCCGGTGAGGCGGGCGCAATTACTCAGCATATCGGGGCCTACGAGGTTCGTCACGGGGACAGGCGCATTGTTTTCCTGGACACGCCCGGCCATGAGGCCTTTACGGCCATGCGGGCGCGAGGCTCCCAGATTACGGACATCGTCGTGATCGTCATAGCAGCCGATGAAGGGATTAAACCCCAGACAACAGAGGCAATTGATCACAGCCGGGCGGCAGGTGCGCCCATCATTGTTGCCATCAGCAAGATTGACAAGCCGGGGGCCAAAGTGGACGAAGTGAAGTCGCAACTGGCCAATCATAATCTGCTGGCGGAGGAGTGGGGTGGCAAGACGATAGCCGTCAATGTCTCGGCTAAGACGGGCGAAGGTATTGACAAGCTCCTCGACATGATCCTGTTACAGGCGGAGGTGCTGGACCTCAAGGCGGACCCGTCGATTCGCGGTCAGGGGGTCGTGGTTGATGCACGTCTGGAGCGCGGCCGCGGGCCTGTGGCCACCGTGCTCATCCAAAAAGGGAAGTGTAAGATTGGCGATCCCATTGTGGCCGGGATCTACAGCGGCCATATCCGCACCCTGACCGATGATCGGGATCTGAAGCTGGAGGACGTGGGTCCGGCGACACCGGCTCAGGTCACGGGGCTGTCCGGCGTGCCGCAGGCTGGTGACTCGTTTCTTATCGTCAGAAACGACCAGGAGGCCAAGGAGATCACGCTCAGGCGCGGCCAGGTAAAGCGCGAGCACGAATTCCGGCGGACCCATGGCCCGGTCTCTCTGGACCGGATTTACAACCAGATTCAAGAGGGACAGATCAAGGACGTGCGCCTGATAATCAAGGGCGATGTTGACGGTTCGGTCGGAGTTCTTGCCGATACGCTGGGCAAGATTGCGACGGAAGAAGTCAAGACGAACATCATCCACAGCAGCGTCGGTGCGATCACCGAATCGGACGTCGTTCTCGCCGCGGCCTCGGATGCTATCATAATCGGGTTCCACGTCTCCCCGGATCCTCGCGCGCGGGAGATGGCCCGGCGCGAAAACGTCGACATTCGACTGTACGATGTTATCTACGAGGCCGAGGATGACGTCAAGAAGGCACTGGAGGGACTGCTGTCTCCGGATATCACGGAGAAGTTCGTCGGGCTGGCCGAGGTCCGAGACACCTTCCGGATTCCCAGGGTAGGGATGATTGCCGGGACCTACGTGAAGGAGGGCCGGATCAGCCGCAAGGACAAAGTAAAGCTTACCCGCGACGGCAAGATCGTCTATACCGGCAGTATTTCCTCACTGAGGCGGTTCAAGGAGGACGTGCGCGAGGTCAGAGAAGGGTTCGAGTGCGGGATCGGCATCGAGAACTTCAACGACATCAAGGTGGGCGACATTATTGAGGCATTTGAAGAGGTGGAAGTTGCCCGGACGCTTGCTTAGGGTAGCCCGGCACGGGCCGGGGGAGCATAGCGGTGCGTACGTGGCGGTCCCGCCGTTCGGTTCGCCGGAGGACGGGCAATTATGAGACAGTTTAGGCGCTCCGACCGGCTGAACGCACAGATCCTGCGTGATATCTCGCAGTTGCTTGACCGGGAACTGGGCGGGATTGCAGGCGGGATTACGACGTTCACGGCGGTTCGGCTTACCTCCGATCTCCGCTATGCCAGGGTGTTTTACTCTTTCCTCGGTGACGATGAGGGTCGGCAGGAGGTGGAGAAGTTCCTTGAGCGGCAACGCGGCCGGATTCGTTCGCAGATCGGGCGGAATTTGCATATGCGCCATATTCCGGAACTCGTGTTCAAGTACGATCCAACCGTCGAGCAGGGAATCAGAATCGAGAAATTGCTCGATGACGTCAAGCACGGGCGCCAGGGAGAATAAGCACATCTTGCAGCAGGCGACGAAAGTGAAAGACCGCATTCGGGAGATCGTTGATCGAGGCCGCAAGGTCATAGTGGTGTCGCACATTGACCCCGACGGTGACGCCGTGGGAACTGAACTCGCGTTTGGCGCCTACCTGGCTGATCTGGGTAAAGAGGTTCACCTGGCCCTCGATTCGCAGGTTCCCGAGAAGTACCTGTTTCTGCAGGGGGTGGAGCGTATCATGCGCGTGGACTCCCTGCCCGCGGATTTCACGGCCGATACGGCCATAGTCCTCGAATGCCCCAGCCGGGATCGCCTCGGCAGAGCAACCCGTCTCCTTGGCCGGGACACGGTTGTTGTCAGTATCGATCATCATCGCGGCAGCACGGAATTCGGAGACGTCAACTGGGTGGACATCGAGGCCTCCTCGGTGGGGGAAATGGTGTACGAGTATTTCCGGCACGTGGGGTATAGGCCGAACGCCGGGGTTGCTGAACAGCTGTACACGGCCGTATTGACCGATACCGGAAGGTTCCGGTACGCTTCGACCTCGGCCCGTACGATGGCTATCGCCGGTGAGTTGATTGCGGCCGGGGCCGATCCGCGAAGGGTCTGTGATCACGTCTACTACAACCTGCAGCCTTCGACGATGAAGCTTATGGGCAAGGTGCTCAACGGCATTGAGTTTCTTGGCGACGGCAGGATCTGCCTGATGACCATGACCAACGACATGGTACGGCAGGCGGGGGCACTGCATTCGGAGTCGGACGGCCTGGTCGATTACACGCTTTTTAACCAGGGGGTCCAGATCGGTGCCCTGCTGAAGGAAGTGGATGCCGCGCATACCAAAGTGTCGCTGCGGTCCAATAACGGGGTTGACGTTGCGGCCATTGCCGCCGTCTACGGCGGGGGCGGCCATTTCAACGCCGCCGGGTGCACTATACCGCTGCCGCTCGGGAACGCAAAGGCGGAGTTGGTCAGGCGTCTGTCAGAGGCAAATGATGACGCGCAGTGATCATTTTCATGGAGTCCTGCTGCTTAACAAACCACCGGGCATATCAAGCCACGATGCGGTGATTCGTGTGCGGCACATAGCCGGGCAGCGAAGCGTGGGTCACTGCGGCACGCTTGATCCGCTGGCCGAGGGTCTGCTGGTTTTATGCTTCGGCCGCGCCACCAAAGCGTCTCGTTTCCTGACCGAATGTGACAAAACGTACGACGCGGTGGTTCACCTCGGGTTGACATCGACGACTTACGATGCCGAAGGGCTGTCGCCGGATGCGGTGGCGAACGATGTTTCGTCATTGAACGCCGAGCGGATCAGCCGCGTGCTGGCTCAGTTCGAGGGCGCCATTCGACAGAAGGTGCCCGTTTTCTCGGCCGTGCGCATGCACGGTAAGCGGCTGTACACGCTGGCCCGCCGGGGCGAAACGGTGGAAACTCCGGAGCGAGAGGTGATTGTCAGGCGTATCGAGCTGCTGAGCTATGACGAGCCGTACTTGCATATCAGGGTGGAGTGCACGAAGGGTACGTACATCCGGACGCTTGCCCACGGGATCGGCGAGCGACTCGGTTGCGGGGCGTACCTGTCGCACTTGAAACGTATCGGGATCGGGCACCTCCGGCTTGAGGACGCGTTGACACTTGATGAGATTGCCGAACGTGCCGCACGCGGCGGGCTGCAGGAGTGTCTTCTGGCGCTGGACGAGGTTCTGCGGTACGGCGCCGTTACCGTGAGCGAGGAATTCGGCCGGGTGGTTGCGACGGGCCGACAGCTTTGCCGGGAAGACGTGGTCACCGTCGAAGGATCTTTCTCGGCCGGTGACAGGATACTGCTCAAGAACGGCAACGGGGCCGTTCTGGCCATCGGCATGGCCGGCGTCGACTCCGGCGGTTTTAACGGCGACTCCGACCGGCAATTGTTCAGATACGTGAGAGTGCTGAATTGACTGTGGAATTCATTCGAGGTCTGAAGGACTTCCGACTCCCGGAGGGGAGACGGACAATCGTCACGGTGGGAACGTTTGACGGCATCCATCGCGGGCATCAGGAGATCTTTCGACGGGTCAGGCGGGCGACGGCCGAGTCGGACGGTGAGACCGTGCTGATAACCTTTCACCCGCACCCCAGGGTT harbors:
- the nusA gene encoding transcription termination factor NusA — protein: MAYDMIEAMTLIAREKNIDFDAVVETLEASLLAAAKKKYDYTDNISFRFDRKNNELLMIATKKVVDAVNDPNVEIGLVEAKEIDSSAELGDDIEIYIDYELEFGRNAIASAKQILIQKIRDAEHERIFGEFIDKVGTISSGVVQQIEKGNVIVNLGRAEGVLPVKEQIPREKFRQGDRIRAYILDVQSMPRGPQITLSRVCNDFLCALFAIEVPEIYEKVIEIKEIAREPGERAKIAVYSSDDRVDPVGACVGIKGVRVQSIVRELSNERIDIVPYSSNSEVFVTRALAPAKVVHIDGFEIERKMTVVVEDEKLSLAIGRNGQNARLASKLTGWKINILSETEYNESKRREAEMLVPIGQLEGVGVKLRDRLIEADISSVQRLAQTSPGTLMKIDGLGPKTAETLLERAKALVQQLEKEYEQRKAENQVQEEGKGVEEEKLQESDVFEDDKDYVTEEDDVPEAAAPDFEGIEGDSKASE
- a CDS encoding bifunctional oligoribonuclease/PAP phosphatase NrnA, giving the protein MTSSTGARENKHILQQATKVKDRIREIVDRGRKVIVVSHIDPDGDAVGTELAFGAYLADLGKEVHLALDSQVPEKYLFLQGVERIMRVDSLPADFTADTAIVLECPSRDRLGRATRLLGRDTVVVSIDHHRGSTEFGDVNWVDIEASSVGEMVYEYFRHVGYRPNAGVAEQLYTAVLTDTGRFRYASTSARTMAIAGELIAAGADPRRVCDHVYYNLQPSTMKLMGKVLNGIEFLGDGRICLMTMTNDMVRQAGALHSESDGLVDYTLFNQGVQIGALLKEVDAAHTKVSLRSNNGVDVAAIAAVYGGGGHFNAAGCTIPLPLGNAKAELVRRLSEANDDAQ
- the rbfA gene encoding 30S ribosome-binding factor RbfA, yielding MRQFRRSDRLNAQILRDISQLLDRELGGIAGGITTFTAVRLTSDLRYARVFYSFLGDDEGRQEVEKFLERQRGRIRSQIGRNLHMRHIPELVFKYDPTVEQGIRIEKLLDDVKHGRQGE
- the truB gene encoding tRNA pseudouridine(55) synthase TruB — encoded protein: MTRSDHFHGVLLLNKPPGISSHDAVIRVRHIAGQRSVGHCGTLDPLAEGLLVLCFGRATKASRFLTECDKTYDAVVHLGLTSTTYDAEGLSPDAVANDVSSLNAERISRVLAQFEGAIRQKVPVFSAVRMHGKRLYTLARRGETVETPEREVIVRRIELLSYDEPYLHIRVECTKGTYIRTLAHGIGERLGCGAYLSHLKRIGIGHLRLEDALTLDEIAERAARGGLQECLLALDEVLRYGAVTVSEEFGRVVATGRQLCREDVVTVEGSFSAGDRILLKNGNGAVLAIGMAGVDSGGFNGDSDRQLFRYVRVLN
- a CDS encoding proline--tRNA ligase; the encoded protein is MRWSQTYIPTLRQKQTEAELVSHQLLLRGGYIRRLAAGVYLYLPLMQRVIEKFSRIVREEMNKAGALEITMSVLCPAEIWQKSGRYAVMGKEQMRLKDRHEHDMVLCGTHEETVTKLVAGEVKSYRQLPLNLYQIQVKFRDEIRPRFGLMRGREFIMKDAYTFDADEESFGRSYQAMVDAYFAIFRRAGLETTKVESDTGAMGGKAAHEFMVLVDTEAGEEVIVTAEDGTYAANVEKAEFRDPAEIEIDPEMKEKKTVDTPGAATIEEVTAFLKVDATRLVKTLLYMADGKPVAALVRGDRDLNETKLKNAVGAADLEMAGPDQILTATGAPVGFAGPVGLKDVPIIVDPLVARLRNFVVGANQNEKHLVNVNLDRDFKASKIVDITLARAGDISPVSDAKLTASRGIEVGNTFMLGTKYSEALGARFLDADGKERPCIMGSYGVGITRTPQAAVEKYNDSKGIIWPKSIAPYLVEVIPLNMERKEHIETADRIYDRLTAAGIEVLYDDRSERAGVKFNDADLVGMPMRITIGDKSLKEGKVELKARCEQALELVSEEEVVAAVEKMAERLR
- the infB gene encoding translation initiation factor IF-2, which codes for MASKSRRIYEIAKDFRVSSQALVKILRELGFSPKSHMSVATPEMIYAVNKKFAEEKRSARRDMEQKKVAKEKKEAKDKGAVKEPAVAGVSGIRVTGGGSMVTGVVRRLERKKKKKERRRKKERRRVDTAAVSRSFRATMAVLDGSRQKKRHRRTAADSQVRDGEGGNIIRVNEYMSVAELANLMDTKAVEVIAKLLELGMMATINQRLDIDSIEMVASEFGFDVEIVKEIGESARQPEHDEFLVTRAPVVTVMGHVDHGKTSLLDYIRKTNVVAGEAGAITQHIGAYEVRHGDRRIVFLDTPGHEAFTAMRARGSQITDIVVIVIAADEGIKPQTTEAIDHSRAAGAPIIVAISKIDKPGAKVDEVKSQLANHNLLAEEWGGKTIAVNVSAKTGEGIDKLLDMILLQAEVLDLKADPSIRGQGVVVDARLERGRGPVATVLIQKGKCKIGDPIVAGIYSGHIRTLTDDRDLKLEDVGPATPAQVTGLSGVPQAGDSFLIVRNDQEAKEITLRRGQVKREHEFRRTHGPVSLDRIYNQIQEGQIKDVRLIIKGDVDGSVGVLADTLGKIATEEVKTNIIHSSVGAITESDVVLAAASDAIIIGFHVSPDPRAREMARRENVDIRLYDVIYEAEDDVKKALEGLLSPDITEKFVGLAEVRDTFRIPRVGMIAGTYVKEGRISRKDKVKLTRDGKIVYTGSISSLRRFKEDVREVREGFECGIGIENFNDIKVGDIIEAFEEVEVARTLA